In Mycobacterium sp. Aquia_213, the sequence CGATGAGCTTCGGAAAGCCGTACTCTGACGAATCTTGGTATGGCTTTTGGAGTATCAAGTCCGTATTCGGGATCTATACCGCCGATCGCGCGGAGGGCGTTGCGGCCGGGCGCGCCAACAGCTCCGCCAGCCTGGTTATCAATTCGGTCGCGGATACGCGCGCCCAGCTCGAGGCGATGGGATCGACTTTTCCGGTGATCCCGTCCATCAATTCGAGGGGCGGAACCGACGACGAGGGAAACTACTTGACGTTGCTCGCGACCGATAGCGAGGGCAACGCGGTTGTCTTCTCGGAATACAACAACTACTAGTCGGATTGTTACCCCGGACTGCGTCGCGCGGGCCCGCGAGGCAGCCGTCGCGATGACCGAACCCGCGCGGTAGGCGTTCGGATGAACGCGAGGTGTTCCATTGTCGCTAATGACCTGGGTATGGCATTGTCTGGGGGCGTGACCGAGCTACCCGGTTTCGAGAGCGCGAGCGCTGCCCACGCGGCAGCTGCCGTCGGACCGCTGTCTGCCGCGAATCAACCGGCGACCAAGGCAGATCTGTATGCCGCCGTCGATGCCCTGCGCGCCGATATGCGCGAGCTGATGAACGAGGTCCGCAAACTGGTTGCCGAAGCGGATCGTCGGGTGACCGAGGCCGAGGGGGCCAAAGGGGTCGATCGCCCCGACCTCGACGACGCGTGGTGATGGGTCTCACTCGGCGAGATCGTCGGACTGTGCGGGTGTTGTAGCACCCCAACCAGCCACCCCGCGACATCGAAAGACGCTCGTTCAGTTGCTGTTTCCCAATCCGGAAAACATCTTTCGCAGCTCGGACTACAGCCAGCCAACGCCGAGCGCCGGCGGTACGATCTTGCTATGCCGTTGGCCAGCGGCAGTGCGATTGCTGGGCGCATCGTCCTGCGGCTGCTGGGATTTATCGAGATGGACGAAGTTCACTTCGCCCGTCATCTCAGGTTGTCCGGCGGCACATCGCTCAGAGTATTGAGCACCGGCGTCTTCGCCGGACGACGCCTACCACCGATGTCTCCTGAGAGACGGATCCGGCGCGCGTCAACGACGACACCCGCACACGATCACACCTGCGGCCCAGGTGATTATCCGAAGTCCGTCGGGACGGGCTCTTGCAGAACGGAAGTCCTCTCATGTTGACCGGCACCTCCAGATTCGGTGGCATCACCACCCATGTCGGCATTCCGATAGCCGCCATTGCGTTGCTGAGCGGCGTTGCAATATTGCGCGGCGCTGCAGCATCGGCTGACCCAAACGACGACCAATTTCTGGCGCTTCTTGATGACGAAGGCGTCCCCGCCGTGTCAGGCGTGCCAAGCCTCGTCGAGACGGCTCACAAGGTTTGTCACGCACTGGATAACGGCACGCCGGCCAACCGCGTCGTGGACGATCTGGTCGACAATGCGGTGAGCGCTGATCCGACCCAGAGCCAAATCCGCGGCCCTCTCGCACGCACCGAGGGGCGCTTCATCATTGCGGCAGTGGGGGCCTACTGCCCTTACGACAAGAGCAAGCTCGCGGTCCTGATCACCCGTCCCAAAGCGGGATGGAATGGGCCGACACACCGGGCCGCCGACGGCATTCGCCAGACGGGTTTTCAGGCGCATGGCAGCGCACCCGTCTCGCTGATCGGAATTGTTCCCCCCGCAGGGATCGCCGATCCGAACCCGCCGACGATTCCGGAACCACCGGCGTCGGCGCACCTCCAGGCACCACCGCCGCCAATCGCGGCACCGCCTCGACCACAGCAGCCGTTACCTCAACGTTTGCCTGCGCCTCCGCAACAGGAGCCGCCGCCTCCGCAACAGTTGCCTGCGCCTCCGCAGCAGTTGCCGCCCGCGCCGCAGGAGCCGCCGCCTCCCCCGCAGCAGTTGGCGCCGCCACCGCAGGAGCCGCCGCCTCCTCCGCAGCAGTTGGCGCCGCCACCGCAGGAGCCGCCGCCTTCTCCGCCACAACAGTTGCCGTCGCCGCCCCCACCCTCGCCGCCCGCGCCACCGCCCCCGCCGACTTCGCCGCCGAAGGCGCCGGGGTACATCAGGCTCGCACCTTGAGACTGGGCAGTGCCAAACCCGACAGAGCGGCGCGCGGTGCGACCGACGATGGGGCGGCTGTCGGCGGGTTCGCGCGCGGCGGCACTATGAATGCGTGAAGCCGTTTCGAATCGACGTTCCCGACGACGTACTCGATGATCTGCGGTCGCGCCTAGCGCGCACCCGATGGCCGGAAGCCGAATGTGTGGACGACTGGAGTCAAGGCATTCCGCTGGCCTACACCCGCGAGTTGGCCGACTACTGGGCCAACGAATACGACTGGCGGCCCCGTGAGGCCGCGCTCAACCGCTTCGACCAGTTCGTCACCGACATCGACGGGTTGGACATTCATTTCATTCACCAGAGGTCCCCGCATGAGGGCGCGTTCCCGCTGGTGATCACGCATGGCTGGCCGGGCTCAATTGTGGAGTTCCACAAGGTGATTGAGCCGCTGACCAATCCGGCGTCCGGGCGCGCCGAGGACGCTTTTCACGTCGTGTGTCCGTCGCTGCCGGGATACGGCTTCTCCGGCAAGCCCACCCGCACCGGGTGGGGAGTGGAAAAGATCGCGGAGGCCTGGGAGCAGCTGATGGTCGGTCTCGGCTACGACCGCTACGGCGCCCAGGGCGGTGACTGGGGTGCAGCGGTCACCACGCAGATCGGCCGAAACGGCGGGCACTGCGCGGGCATTCATCTCAACATGCCGATCGGTCGGCCGGGGAATCTGGACAATCCGACCGAGGAGGAGAAGGCGGCCCTGGCCACCCTGTCCGAGCATCAAAAGTGGGGCATGGGGTACTCCACGCAGCAATCCACCCGGCCCCAGACGCTGGGCTACGGCTTGGCCGACTCCCCGGTGGGACAACTCGCCTGGATCGTCGAAAAGTTCTGGGCGTGGGCGGATTGCGACGGGAACCCCGAGAATGCGGTCAGCCGAGACGAACTCCTGGACAACGTGATGGTGTACTGGGTGACCAACACCGCCGCGTCGTCGGCTCGCCTGTATTGGGAGAGCTTCCGGGTCTGGCGGGGCGGGGACCGCGTCGAATTGCCCACCGGCGTAGCCGCTTTCCCCGGTGAGCTATTGAAGCCGCCGCGGAATTGGTGCGAGACGGGCTACAACATCACGCACTGGACCAAGATGCCGCGTGGCGGTCACTTCGCCGCGTTCGAACAACCGGAGCTGTTCGTCGACGACGTCCGCGCGTTCTTTGCGACGGTGCGCTGACGGGTTATCCCGGCAGCGCGAAGAACTCCAAGGCGATGCCATCGGGGTCGCGGAAACTCAGGCCCGAGCCGTAGTCCGCGTCCACGACGCCGCCGTGCTCGATGCCCAGCTCGTTCAGCCGTGTCACCCAGTTCTCCAGTTCGGCGCGGTTGGCGCAACCGAAGCCGACGTGGTCCAGGCCGACGCGGTGCTCGCTGAATTTCTCGTCGGGGGCCGCGTGGTCGTGCTGGTGGATGCCGAACAGTGTGCCGCCGTCCAGCAACCACACCTGATGCCGGTACCCGGCCGCATCGTCGTGCTCGTCGGTGAGGGGGTCGGTGCCGAAAAGGCGGCGGTACCACGCCCCGCTGACCTCGACATCGCGCACCGTGACCGCAACGTGGTTGAGCGTCGGGAAAGTCATGATTTGACTCTACGTGCCGTGCCCAGCATCGGGCCGCTGGCCGAGTAGCCGCCGTCGACGGCCAGCGCGGCGCCCGTGACGAACGAGGCTTCGTCGCTGGCGAGAAACAATGCGGCGGAGGCTAATTCGGCGGGTTCGCCCCAGCGGGCCATCGGCGTCGGCAGATAACCACCCGGCGGCACTTCGTCGTCGGGCTTCGCCCCGGCCAGCCCGGTGTAGGTCATGCCGGGGCAGATCGCGTTGATGCGCACGTTCGTCTTGGCGTAGTCCAGCGCCGCGGATTTCGTCATCTGCACCACCGCGGCTTTGGCCGCGGCGTAGCACGACAATCCCTTCCAGCCGACCAGCCCGGACGCCGACGCGGTGTTGACGATCGCGCCGCCACCGGCCTCGAGCATCGCCGGAATCGCGTATTTCATGCCGAGGAAGACGCCCTTGAGGTTGATCGCCAGGATCTTGTCGAACAATGCTTCGTCGGTGTCGGCCAGGGCTACGTGTGGCCCGCCGAATCCGGCGTTGTTCAGCAGCACGTCGACCCGACCGAATCGGTCGACGGCGGTCGCAACCATGCGCTCCACATCGGCGGCGACCGTGACGTCGACGTGCACGGGCACC encodes:
- a CDS encoding DUF732 domain-containing protein, which gives rise to MSGVPSLVETAHKVCHALDNGTPANRVVDDLVDNAVSADPTQSQIRGPLARTEGRFIIAAVGAYCPYDKSKLAVLITRPKAGWNGPTHRAADGIRQTGFQAHGSAPVSLIGIVPPAGIADPNPPTIPEPPASAHLQAPPPPIAAPPRPQQPLPQRLPAPPQQEPPPPQQLPAPPQQLPPAPQEPPPPPQQLAPPPQEPPPPPQQLAPPPQEPPPSPPQQLPSPPPPSPPAPPPPPTSPPKAPGYIRLAP
- a CDS encoding epoxide hydrolase family protein, whose protein sequence is MKPFRIDVPDDVLDDLRSRLARTRWPEAECVDDWSQGIPLAYTRELADYWANEYDWRPREAALNRFDQFVTDIDGLDIHFIHQRSPHEGAFPLVITHGWPGSIVEFHKVIEPLTNPASGRAEDAFHVVCPSLPGYGFSGKPTRTGWGVEKIAEAWEQLMVGLGYDRYGAQGGDWGAAVTTQIGRNGGHCAGIHLNMPIGRPGNLDNPTEEEKAALATLSEHQKWGMGYSTQQSTRPQTLGYGLADSPVGQLAWIVEKFWAWADCDGNPENAVSRDELLDNVMVYWVTNTAASSARLYWESFRVWRGGDRVELPTGVAAFPGELLKPPRNWCETGYNITHWTKMPRGGHFAAFEQPELFVDDVRAFFATVR
- a CDS encoding VOC family protein — encoded protein: MTFPTLNHVAVTVRDVEVSGAWYRRLFGTDPLTDEHDDAAGYRHQVWLLDGGTLFGIHQHDHAAPDEKFSEHRVGLDHVGFGCANRAELENWVTRLNELGIEHGGVVDADYGSGLSFRDPDGIALEFFALPG
- a CDS encoding SDR family NAD(P)-dependent oxidoreductase — protein: MGRLEGKVAIITGAGSGIGWAAASRFADEGARVVCADISGHENDIADRLGDAGVPVHVDVTVAADVERMVATAVDRFGRVDVLLNNAGFGGPHVALADTDEALFDKILAINLKGVFLGMKYAIPAMLEAGGGAIVNTASASGLVGWKGLSCYAAAKAAVVQMTKSAALDYAKTNVRINAICPGMTYTGLAGAKPDDEVPPGGYLPTPMARWGEPAELASAALFLASDEASFVTGAALAVDGGYSASGPMLGTARRVKS